A window of the Streptomyces sp. JB150 genome harbors these coding sequences:
- a CDS encoding type II toxin-antitoxin system Phd/YefM family antitoxin has product MAYEIPVTQARAELADLINRVVYGGERVVVTRHGKPLVALVSAADLRRLEEAPEAEEEQVISSVSRVREVASAAGERQRFGIAAEHRGPNPS; this is encoded by the coding sequence ATGGCCTACGAGATTCCGGTGACGCAAGCCAGGGCTGAGCTCGCCGACCTGATCAACCGCGTGGTCTACGGCGGTGAGCGCGTCGTCGTGACCCGTCACGGCAAGCCCCTCGTCGCCCTTGTCTCCGCCGCTGACCTGCGGCGACTCGAGGAGGCGCCGGAGGCGGAGGAGGAGCAGGTGATCAGCTCCGTGTCCCGGGTCCGCGAGGTCGCGTCCGCTGCGGGCGAACGGCAGCGGTTCGGCATCGCGGCGGAACACCGGGGGCCGAATCCCTCGTAG
- a CDS encoding urease subunit gamma, producing the protein MQLTPHEQERLLIHVAADVAEKRRARGLRLNHPEAVALITSHILEGARDGRTVAELMASGRTVLTRDDVMEGVPEMIHDVQVEATFPDGTKLVTVHDPIV; encoded by the coding sequence GTGCAACTGACCCCGCACGAACAGGAAAGGCTGCTGATCCATGTGGCGGCCGACGTCGCCGAAAAGCGGCGCGCCCGCGGCCTGCGGCTGAACCATCCCGAGGCGGTCGCCCTCATCACCTCGCACATCCTCGAAGGCGCGCGGGACGGCCGTACCGTCGCCGAACTCATGGCCTCCGGACGCACGGTGCTCACCCGGGACGACGTCATGGAGGGCGTGCCCGAGATGATCCACGACGTGCAGGTCGAGGCGACCTTCCCGGACGGCACCAAGCTCGTCACCGTCCACGACCCGATCGTCTGA
- a CDS encoding TetR/AcrR family transcriptional regulator, producing the protein MARVSQEHLDARRRQILDGAALCFARNGFHATSMQDVLKEVDLSAGAVYRYFSGKDELIGAIVAEVMGEVRTAFEEAARQSPPPPPDELVASVLGRTLESRAYVTADGEPAFARLVVQVWTETVRNERLAAVLDEGYAAVRAAWTKVVEAYQESGMMRADVPADDVARTMISTVQGFIVQQSLFGPVPVEVLRNGLRALMSMGR; encoded by the coding sequence ATGGCCCGCGTTTCCCAGGAACACCTCGACGCCCGCCGCCGCCAGATCCTCGACGGCGCCGCGCTCTGCTTCGCCCGCAACGGCTTCCACGCCACCTCGATGCAGGACGTGCTGAAGGAGGTCGACCTGTCCGCGGGGGCCGTCTACCGCTACTTCAGCGGCAAGGACGAACTGATCGGCGCGATCGTCGCCGAGGTGATGGGGGAGGTCCGTACCGCCTTCGAGGAGGCCGCCCGGCAGAGCCCGCCGCCGCCCCCCGACGAGCTGGTCGCCTCCGTCCTCGGCCGCACCCTGGAGTCCCGCGCCTACGTCACGGCCGACGGCGAGCCGGCCTTCGCGCGGCTGGTCGTGCAGGTCTGGACGGAGACCGTGCGCAACGAGCGGCTGGCGGCCGTGCTCGACGAGGGGTACGCCGCGGTGCGCGCCGCCTGGACCAAGGTCGTCGAGGCCTATCAGGAGAGCGGGATGATGCGGGCCGACGTGCCCGCGGACGACGTCGCCCGCACGATGATCTCCACCGTGCAGGGGTTCATCGTCCAGCAGTCGCTGTTCGGGCCGGTGCCCGTGGAGGTGCTCCGCAACGGGCTGCGGGCGCTGATGAGCATGGGGCGCTGA
- a CDS encoding C40 family peptidase gives MNALNRVPSLMARAGTASALTLAAVGGTVIAPGFAPEAAAATPASKALQVAASKKGSPYKWGATGPKRFDCSGLTLYSYKKAGKTLPRTAAQQYNKTRHISAKSRKAGDLVFFHSGSNVYHVGIYAGKGKIWHAPKTGDVVRLQKIWTKSVWYGRVK, from the coding sequence ATGAACGCGCTCAATCGTGTCCCGTCGCTCATGGCCCGGGCCGGTACGGCCTCGGCCCTCACCCTGGCCGCGGTGGGCGGCACCGTGATAGCCCCTGGCTTCGCCCCGGAGGCCGCGGCCGCCACGCCGGCGTCGAAGGCGCTTCAGGTCGCCGCCTCGAAGAAGGGCTCCCCGTACAAGTGGGGCGCCACGGGGCCGAAGCGATTCGACTGCTCGGGACTCACGCTCTACTCGTACAAGAAGGCGGGCAAGACCCTGCCGCGCACGGCCGCGCAGCAGTACAACAAGACGCGCCACATCTCCGCGAAGAGCCGCAAGGCCGGAGACCTGGTGTTCTTCCACTCGGGGTCCAACGTGTACCACGTGGGCATTTACGCCGGAAAGGGGAAGATCTGGCACGCCCCCAAGACCGGGGACGTCGTGCGGCTGCAGAAGATCTGGACGAAGAGCGTCTGGTACGGCCGGGTCAAGTGA
- a CDS encoding ATP-dependent Clp protease proteolytic subunit gives MAREPVPPSARHVLPEFTERTGFGHRTTDPYTKLLEERIVFLGTPVDDTSVNDVMAQFMHLEYQAPDRDISLYINSPGGSFTAMSALYDTIRYVSCDVETVCLGQAGACAAVLLAAGTPGKRYALPGARMVLRQPALPEPVRGQAGDLVIQAEELARVRSRLEEMLVRHTGRSRERVSADLERDTVLTAREALEYGLIDRVVTGRRAPGGVPGGR, from the coding sequence ATGGCCCGAGAGCCCGTCCCGCCGTCCGCCCGTCACGTCCTGCCCGAGTTCACCGAGCGCACGGGCTTCGGCCACCGCACCACGGATCCGTACACGAAGCTGCTGGAGGAGCGGATCGTCTTCCTGGGCACACCGGTCGACGACACGTCGGTGAACGACGTGATGGCCCAGTTCATGCATCTGGAGTACCAGGCGCCGGACCGGGACATCTCGCTGTACATCAACTCCCCCGGCGGCTCGTTCACCGCCATGTCGGCGCTCTACGACACGATCCGGTACGTGAGCTGCGACGTGGAGACGGTCTGCCTCGGCCAGGCCGGCGCCTGCGCCGCGGTGCTGCTCGCCGCCGGCACGCCGGGCAAGCGATACGCCCTGCCCGGCGCCCGGATGGTGCTCCGTCAGCCGGCGCTGCCCGAGCCGGTGCGGGGGCAGGCCGGTGATCTCGTGATCCAGGCTGAGGAGTTGGCCCGCGTCCGGTCCCGCCTGGAGGAGATGCTGGTACGGCACACCGGGCGCAGCCGGGAGCGGGTGAGCGCCGATCTCGAGCGGGACACGGTCCTCACCGCCCGCGAGGCGCTGGAGTACGGCCTGATCGACCGCGTCGTCACCGGCCGCAGGGCGCCGGGCGGCGTGCCCGGCGGGAGGTGA
- a CDS encoding urease subunit beta: protein MIPGEILFADGPVVYNEGREVTRLTVLNAADRPVQVGSHYHFAEANPGLEFDRAAARGKRLNVAAGTAVRFEPGIPVDVELVPLTGARIVPGLRGETGGALDA, encoded by the coding sequence ATGATTCCCGGAGAGATCCTCTTCGCCGACGGCCCGGTCGTGTACAACGAGGGCCGCGAGGTCACCCGGCTGACCGTCCTCAACGCCGCCGACCGGCCCGTCCAGGTCGGCTCCCACTACCACTTCGCCGAGGCCAACCCCGGCCTGGAGTTCGACCGTGCCGCCGCGCGTGGCAAGCGGCTGAACGTCGCCGCCGGCACCGCCGTGCGGTTCGAGCCCGGCATCCCCGTCGACGTCGAACTCGTCCCACTGACCGGCGCCCGGATCGTGCCGGGGCTGCGCGGGGAGACCGGAGGTGCCCTCGATGCCTGA
- a CDS encoding ABC transporter permease codes for MSATRRPLAVALLVPLLAALALWAFAWPAARTAPRDLPLGVAGPAAAAAQAEQRLSRHEGAFEIHRYADEAAARAAVEGRTVYGALVVTERGPRLLTASAASPMVAQLLREAVAGGTEVPVTDVVAAPEDDPRGAAFGASLLPLTLAGIAAGSAVTLLGLRGVRAVAVLVAASALVGVTAAAITHSWLGALTGDWWAEAGALGLTSLAVAGAVAGLAALLGNAGIALGAAVMMLLGNPFSGASAAPRLLPEPAGTIGQWLPPGAGASLLRSVSYFDGAAAAGPALTLTWWALLGLGAVLLGPALRSRTTGAAPAPEREPALTG; via the coding sequence ATGTCCGCCACCCGCAGGCCCCTCGCGGTCGCCCTCCTCGTGCCACTGCTGGCCGCTCTCGCCCTGTGGGCCTTCGCCTGGCCCGCCGCCCGCACGGCGCCGCGCGACCTGCCGCTGGGCGTCGCCGGCCCGGCCGCCGCGGCCGCCCAGGCCGAACAGCGCCTGTCGCGGCACGAGGGAGCCTTCGAGATCCACCGTTACGCCGACGAGGCCGCCGCCCGCGCCGCCGTCGAGGGCCGCACGGTCTACGGCGCGCTCGTCGTCACCGAGCGAGGTCCCCGGCTGCTCACCGCCTCCGCGGCGAGCCCGATGGTGGCCCAGTTGCTGCGGGAGGCGGTGGCCGGGGGCACCGAGGTGCCGGTGACCGACGTGGTGGCCGCTCCCGAGGACGACCCGCGCGGCGCGGCGTTCGGCGCGAGCCTGCTGCCGCTCACCCTGGCCGGGATCGCGGCCGGTTCCGCGGTGACCCTGCTGGGGCTGCGGGGCGTGCGCGCGGTGGCCGTACTCGTCGCCGCCTCGGCTCTCGTCGGCGTCACCGCGGCCGCGATCACGCACAGCTGGCTGGGGGCCCTCACCGGCGACTGGTGGGCGGAGGCCGGGGCGCTCGGCCTGACCTCGCTGGCGGTCGCGGGCGCGGTCGCCGGGCTCGCCGCCCTGCTGGGCAACGCCGGGATCGCCCTGGGCGCCGCCGTGATGATGCTGCTCGGCAACCCGTTCTCCGGCGCCTCCGCGGCGCCGCGGCTGCTGCCGGAGCCGGCCGGGACGATCGGCCAGTGGCTGCCGCCGGGCGCCGGGGCGTCCCTGCTGCGCTCGGTGTCGTACTTCGACGGCGCGGCGGCGGCCGGCCCCGCCCTCACCCTGACCTGGTGGGCACTGCTGGGCCTCGGGGCGGTGCTGCTCGGCCCGGCGCTGAGGTCCCGTACGACGGGAGCCGCACCGGCGCCCGAACGGGAACCCGCCCTCACCGGCTGA
- a CDS encoding urease subunit alpha yields MPEISRAAYADLFGPTTGDRIRLADTDLLIEIEEDRSGGPGRSGDEAVFGGGKVIRESMGQSRATRAEGTPDTVVTGAVIVDHWGIVKADIGIRDGRITGIGKAGNPDTMDGVHPELVIGPETEVIAGNGRIVTAGAVDAHVHFICPQIADEALASGVTTLVGGGTGPAEGSKATTVTPGPWHLARMFEAMEQYPLNIGFLGKGNTVSHEAMLSQIRGGALGLKLHEDWGSTPVVIDAALTVADRTGIQVAIHTDTLNEAGFVGDTLAAIAGRGIHSYHTEGAGGGHAPDIMTVVSQPHVLPSSTNPTRPFTVNTTEEHLDMLMVCHHLNPAVPEDLAFAESRIRPSTIGAEDILHDLGAISIISSDSQAMGRIGEVILRTWQTAHVMKRRRGALPGDGRADNHRVRRYVAKYTINPALAQGLAREIGSVESGKLADLVLWEPAFFGVKPLLVLKGGQIAYAQMGDANASIPTPQPILPRPMYGAMGRAPAANSVNFVAPLAVEDGLPERLGLGKRFVAIESTRAVTKADLRENDALPDVRIDPDSFAVYIDGELAEATPAAELPMAQRYFLF; encoded by the coding sequence ATGCCTGAGATCTCGCGCGCCGCGTACGCCGATCTGTTCGGCCCGACCACCGGCGACCGCATCCGGCTCGCCGACACCGATCTGCTGATCGAGATCGAGGAGGACCGCTCCGGCGGGCCAGGACGCTCCGGCGACGAGGCGGTGTTCGGCGGCGGCAAGGTCATCCGGGAGTCCATGGGCCAGTCCCGGGCCACCCGGGCCGAGGGCACGCCGGACACCGTCGTCACCGGTGCCGTGATCGTGGACCACTGGGGCATCGTCAAGGCCGACATCGGCATCCGCGACGGCCGGATCACCGGCATCGGCAAGGCGGGCAACCCCGACACCATGGACGGGGTCCACCCCGAGCTGGTCATCGGCCCGGAGACCGAGGTCATCGCGGGCAACGGACGGATCGTCACCGCCGGTGCCGTCGACGCGCACGTCCACTTCATCTGCCCGCAGATCGCCGACGAGGCCCTGGCCTCCGGCGTGACCACCCTGGTCGGCGGCGGCACCGGGCCGGCCGAGGGCTCCAAGGCCACCACCGTCACCCCCGGACCCTGGCATCTCGCCCGGATGTTCGAGGCGATGGAGCAGTACCCGCTCAACATCGGCTTCCTCGGCAAGGGCAACACCGTCTCCCACGAGGCGATGCTCTCCCAGATCCGCGGCGGCGCCCTCGGACTGAAGCTGCACGAGGACTGGGGCTCCACCCCGGTTGTCATCGACGCCGCCCTGACCGTCGCCGACCGGACCGGCATCCAGGTCGCCATCCACACGGACACCCTCAACGAGGCCGGATTCGTGGGCGACACCCTCGCGGCGATCGCCGGGCGCGGCATCCACTCGTACCACACCGAGGGCGCGGGCGGCGGCCACGCCCCGGACATCATGACCGTCGTCTCCCAGCCGCACGTGCTGCCGAGTTCCACCAACCCGACGCGGCCCTTCACCGTCAACACCACCGAGGAACACCTCGACATGCTGATGGTGTGCCACCACCTCAACCCGGCGGTCCCCGAGGACCTGGCGTTCGCCGAGTCCCGGATCCGGCCGTCCACCATCGGGGCGGAGGACATCCTGCACGACCTCGGCGCCATCTCGATCATCTCCTCCGACTCCCAGGCCATGGGCCGGATCGGGGAGGTGATCCTGCGCACCTGGCAGACCGCGCACGTGATGAAGCGGCGGCGCGGCGCCCTCCCCGGCGACGGGCGCGCGGACAACCACCGTGTGCGTCGCTATGTCGCCAAGTACACGATCAACCCGGCGCTCGCGCAGGGACTCGCCCGCGAGATCGGGTCCGTGGAGAGCGGCAAGCTCGCCGACCTGGTGCTGTGGGAGCCGGCGTTCTTCGGTGTGAAGCCGCTCCTCGTCCTCAAGGGCGGGCAGATCGCGTACGCGCAGATGGGCGACGCCAACGCCTCCATCCCCACCCCGCAGCCCATCCTGCCGCGCCCGATGTACGGCGCGATGGGGCGGGCGCCCGCCGCCAACTCGGTCAACTTCGTGGCACCGCTCGCCGTCGAGGACGGGCTGCCGGAGCGGCTGGGGCTCGGCAAGCGGTTCGTCGCCATCGAGTCGACGCGCGCGGTGACCAAGGCCGACCTGCGCGAGAACGACGCGCTGCCCGACGTGAGGATCGACCCCGACAGCTTCGCCGTGTACATCGACGGGGAGTTGGCCGAGGCCACACCGGCCGCCGAACTGCCCATGGCCCAGCGTTACTTCCTCTTCTGA